From Thermocladium sp. ECH_B:
TGATTGAAGCACTAATTGAAATCCAGGATCCACTATATCGATCACCCTCTCGAGTTCCTTATTGGCGATTTCGTTCGAGTTATGCAAAGTAACTCTGTACTTAGCCTTCTTAATCGTGGCGGGCCTCATTTGGCTTGCCATGAATCTCTTAAATATTAATCGATAGAGTTGGATATGCCTATTCGTTAGTTGAATATTTAGTATACCTGTGGATATTAATGTATGGAGCTCCTCCTCATCTATTGGCCTAGTTGGCCTTATACACTCGTGGGCTCCCTCCTCACTTGTGGTCCAAGTTCTTCCCATGTACTCCTTCTCGCCAAATTTATTGCCTATATATTCCTTGGCTATTGATAATCCAACGGCCGATACCCTAGTGCTATCTGTTCTGTGGTATGTTATTAATCCGGACTCGAAGAGATCCTGCGCAAGCCTCATTGTTGTATTTACATCAAGTCTCAAGAGGTTAGCTGCATCAGTTAGCATTGTATCGGTTGTGTAGGGCGGTGGAGGATTAATTATTTCCTCTTTCTCCTCTATTTTGCTATAATTAACTTTTAATCCATCGTGATTCTTTTTGAATCCTCTTAGGTTCTTGGATTCAGCCTTGGCCTCGCTTGGATCATTATTGAGCGGAACAATGAATGTTTCCTGCTCATCATTAACTAGGGTTACAGTCAGTCTCATTGCCTTAGAGTATTTATTGTCTATGTGCCTTCGTATTATCCATCCTAACACCGGCGTTTGGACTCTCCCAGCGGATAGGTTTTTGCGGTTAAGCCTATCCTGTAGGTACTTGCTTAGCCCAAATCCTATCCACCTATCTTCTATCCTTCTAACTAGTTGCGACTTAACCATATTGGGCTCCACCGCTCTTGGATTAGCTATGGCATCTATTATGGCCTTCTTCGTGACTTCATGAAATTCTATTCTATGGATATTCGACACGAATGGACGCAACATGTTATATACATCCCAAGCGATTTTCTCACCCTCGGAATCGGGATCCGTGCCTATCAATACCTCATCAACATCTATCGCTAAATCCCTTAAGGTATCTATTACCGGCATTGTAGTCACTAGCTGAGTACCATCATAGGGGCAAGTATCCCTTTCATCGGTATAAGTCTTACCGCATGTCGGGCACCTCTTTATTATGCTATATATCGGTATGAACTTCCCATCGGTAACTAATACACCATAGTAATCCTTAGCCCTTCCCATTATTTCCTGCTCGATGGCGTTAGGCGCTAGCTCCATCATGTGTCCCTTGGTTGCCACTATGCTTAGCAACATGTTGCCCAGATTTGTTTCATATATGTTTAGGCCACCCATTATTCGCCTACTGGGTTTCCCAAAGAAATTGGCANTGGTTCTAGCCTTAGTAGGAGACTCCACAACTAATAGGACTGACTTAAAAGTACTTAGTTTCTCTTTCTTTGGTTCCTCACTTCTAAGTAGTTCCGCCACCTCTCTTCTTTCCTCATTAATGACCTGCATTATGGCATCTACATCATAGGCCTCAACATCCTTGAACTCAGCCTCATCCAGTCTATACTTTAAATCGCGTTGAAGCGCCGTGAATACTGATGGATTATCAATTATGATTATGGATAATCCATGCGTGACTCCTCCGATATACATCCTTGATGTCCTACCGCTGGCCTGTATATATGTGGTGGAATCCGGCAGCACTATGTGGAATTCGCCGTTTCGTAATTGAATATTAACCTCAGACTTATTTATGTTATCGATTATGGCCGGCACCTTCAGGAGCTCATCGGCAAGTTTAAGGGACTCCATCGCCGTTTCAGCTACATATCTTTGAAATCCGCTCAGCTCATTGATGTTTTGCTGGGCCTTCGTAAGTATCTCGCTTANTTGGTTTTGGTTCAAATATGATATTCTCCGTAGCCTGGCAATCATTTTATCCACACGGCGCTTTAATTCATCGGGCGCTATTTGACGTATACCAGAGAAGAAGAGGAGGAACTTGATGGGCATGAATTCCGCCAGGTTTAGTCTAAACATTATTTTTGGCACTCCCACGAATATCACATACTTAATGCGGGCCGGCATATCTATTCCTCTGGCAAGCGATGACCTAGATGTAGCAAGGCCTATCAATACATCTAGTTCACCCTCCTGGAATGCAAGCAATAGTTTCTTTTTCGGCTTCAAGTAGATACCAGCCTTTATTCCTGCCTCGCCTAATTTTTCAGCAATCTTTTTGGCTATTTCCCTATCAGCATCTGTTGGAATAAATATTATACCTCCCCCACCTAGCCTCTTAACTAGGTTAGCTGCATCCTCTATTAAATTAGTTTTAGGTTGCATAAATAAATCAATGACATTCCTTAGACCCTCGGCTCGCCCACCCACTTCAAAGCCTAGAAATTCTCTGAAGAGAAGCGCCCTCGATGTGCCGCGTGGCCTGGTCAATACGCCGCTAACTATTAATGTACCGATATTCCGCCCCTTCATCATCTCTTCTATTGTTTTAGCTATGCTTCTCATTCGTCTATTAAGTTCGCCTAAATCATCTTCATTACCATTTCTAAGGGCTTGCATTGTATCTCTAGNTACCTTAATAGCCTCCAGCGCTACATCTATTGCTTCCTTCGGTACGCCAAGCAGCACTAGTAGTCTATCTATATTCTTGCTTGACGCTTTAAGGACGCTATCGACATCGTCCACGAATATTAATTTATACTTATTTCTAGCCAGTAGATCCATGTGTTTAGATAGGAATGAATTCGTTATGATTAATATGTCATAATCATTATCATTAATTCTTTTTATCGCCTCCTCCTTCTCCTTCTTTGTCAATAGCGAATTATAGGCCACTATCCTTGCTTTTCCCTTCGAATATGCTTCGGCTCTCTGGAATAATTGGTATGCAAGAGTTGATGTTGGCGCCACTATGAGAGTCTTACCCCCATTAATCGCAGTATATATAGATGCTACTATTCCAAAGGTGGTCTTACCACTGCCGGTTGGCGCTATCACTGCAAAACTCTTTCCCCGTACAAGCCGCCTAGCCCATACCCTTTGAGCCCCCCACATCTCGAATCCAGTGATTTCACGGAATAGATTATTTAATTCATCATACTTCATATACATGGATAATATAGGTCTCATTCTCTTCAAAGTTCCTAATTTATCCATTTCTCTCAATATGCTTAGTACATCGCGTTTCTTTGGGGTTCGGGGAAGACATAGGCGGCACGGTAGCCCAGTTCCT
This genomic window contains:
- a CDS encoding reverse gyrase, with the protein product MANDGFPPALYRWACPNCGGIIDADRLGTGLPCRLCLPRTPKKRDVLSILREMDKLGTLKRMRPILSMYMKYDELNNLFREITGFEMWGAQRVWARRLVRGKSFAVIAPTGSGKTTFGIVASIYTAINGGKTLIVAPTSTLAYQLFQRAEAYSKGKARIVAYNSLLTKKEKEEAIKRINDNDYDILIITNSFLSKHMDLLARNKYKLIFVDDVDSVLKASSKNIDRLLVLLGVPKEAIDVALEAIKVXRDTMQALRNGNEDDLGELNRRMRSIAKTIEEMMKGRNIGTLIVSGVLTRPRGTSRALLFREFLGFEVGGRAEGLRNVIDLFMQPKTNLIEDAANLVKRLGGGGIIFIPTDADREIAKKIAEKLGEAGIKAGIYLKPKKKLLLAFQEGELDVLIGLATSRSSLARGIDMPARIKYVIFVGVPKIMFRLNLAEFMPIKFLLFFSGIRQIAPDELKRRVDKMIARLRRISYLNQNQXSEILTKAQQNINELSGFQRYVAETAMESLKLADELLKVPAIIDNINKSEVNIQLRNGEFHIVLPDSTTYIQASGRTSRMYIGGVTHGLSIIIIDNPSVFTALQRDLKYRLDEAEFKDVEAYDVDAIMQVINEERREVAELLRSEEPKKEKLSTFKSVLLVVESPTKARTXANFFGKPSRRIMGGLNIYETNLGNMLLSIVATKGHMMELAPNAIEQEIMGRAKDYYGVLVTDGKFIPIYSIIKRCPTCGKTYTDERDTCPYDGTQLVTTMPVIDTLRDLAIDVDEVLIGTDPDSEGEKIAWDVYNMLRPFVSNIHRIEFHEVTKKAIIDAIANPRAVEPNMVKSQLVRRIEDRWIGFGLSKYLQDRLNRKNLSAGRVQTPVLGWIIRRHIDNKYSKAMRLTVTLVNDEQETFIVPLNNDPSEAKAESKNLRGFKKNHDGLKVNYSKIEEKEEIINPPPPYTTDTMLTDAANLLRLDVNTTMRLAQDLFESGLITYHRTDSTRVSAVGLSIAKEYIGNKFGEKEYMGRTWTTSEEGAHECIRPTRPIDEEELHTLISTGILNIQLTNRHIQLYRLIFKRFMASQMRPATIKKAKYRVTLHNSNEIANKELERVIDIVDPGFQLVLQSIRKREAITEADFEVKDVVTKTIRTIYPYREGDIIAEMKKKHIGRPSTYAKIIDTLLRRGYVTAIGNVKYLVPKRLGILAYVCLTGDDYVREKLPPRREEDKKELEDTQIKCGNNKELGKLVSEDRTRQLEEEMDNVEMGKIDYKEILTQLFNEMKELELFSFESAA